The following nucleotide sequence is from Carassius gibelio isolate Cgi1373 ecotype wild population from Czech Republic chromosome A24, carGib1.2-hapl.c, whole genome shotgun sequence.
ACACTCTTTTCTGTCTTTGCTTGTTTCTTACAGATCACCAAACGCTAGCGCCATGAGCGGGGTTCTCAAAAGGAAGTataaggaggtggaggaggaccCGTGTTACTCTTCCTCCtccccttcctctctctcctcctctgccTTCTCTGAGTGGGACTCGGATGGGGAGAGCTGCTTCTCTGACACCCTGGATTCGACCCCCAGCAACCCCAGCTCCCCAGCAACATCCTTTAACAGTGAGTTTCCCCCCTTGAACTACTCATTTATTCTCTGATTAAGGTTGAGAAGTGGTTCTTACATaacagaatagttcacccaaaaaaacatTTGCTCACCCTTAGCCCATCAGAGATGCAGAGGAGTTTGTTTATTCATCgtaatagatttggagaaatttagcattacgtcAGTTGCTGTTGGATTCTCaatgcagtggatgggtgccgtcagaatgagagtccaaacagctgacaaaaacatcacaataatccacaagcaatcaaCGCAACTCCCGTCAAGAAGTCTAGTGAagcgaaaagctgtgtgtttgtaataaagtGTTAGGACTTTCATTTTGCCTGCACCCATTAATCAAATAATCAGGcaatacattctaaaataacggttaccttaaaaaaaaaaaaaccctggggggtcagttagaatatttaaaattaacGTGTGACAGTCTCCTATTCCCATTGTTATTTCTAATGCATAAGGTCTGCAAGGCTTATCTCAACCTTGTGTTCTACCTGATAAGGTGTTATTGAGATGCAGGAGGGCGCAAGATTAATTGCATGGATGCAACTAATTACACAGGTTGTTTTGATGCATGACCCATTCACAAGGTCACCTCCTCCAGATCCTTCATCCAGGTTGGTGCGGTGAGTCAGGGAATGGATAGCAAAGAGTTGTGAGTTTCTCAGGATGGCAGGGCAGGGAGCCAGCGAGCGTGCCATGTGACGGAGACAGAATGAACGCAGAGCTTTGTCTGAGCACCGGGCATGAACCCAGCACAGGTGCTGAGAAATGCAGAGGGGCGCGGAGCAGGAAGGCAAGGATGAAGAGAAGAGGAAGGGAAACGATACCGCTGTCTGCTTGTGTTTATGAAACAAAGTCAGGGTAGACGGCTTATAAAATCGGATGAGAATGGTGGGAAAAAGCTGAGTGTCAGACATACTACCAATCAAAAGTGGTCAGTAAGTGTTttttatgcttaatatttttgtggaaacataatactttttatttttatgaggaTTCTttgatatttgaaaataataatgaaaagttcaaaagaacagtattttttttaaatacaagtcTTTGTAACATGAATGTCTTTAATGTCCCTTTAgttaaatttaatgcattcttgctgaaaaaaagtaataattataattaaatcttactgacccaaacttttgaaaagtagttaGTGCACAGTCTTTTCAGTAGCTTGCACATGTCTAATATTCTCAAACCATGTTTTCTGGAGTCTTTTGGATGTCTTTTCAGCGTTGCATAATGATTGGCACCATCACACTCAAACGTACAAACCACTGAGCATGCTGTTTGTCTGTCGCTCAATACCTTATTTTCATTGACTTGAAATAAAACATGCCTCCACCCTGACTTACATCCACATTAGAGTATTATTGCATAACTGAGATGTCACTAAGAAGTCACTGCTTGTTTACTCTAatttttaaaatcaccaataatgCATAAAGCTGCTCTGTTCCTCAAACAATAAGATGgttttgtatttctgatatgGTCCAACCCCGTATATGCATATGAGAACAATTGTGGTGTCCATctgatatacttttttttttttttttattagataagCAAAACATATTTGCACAAGCTTCAGTATAGGAAAACATGTGAGGATGAGTTCCCACCATTGCAAGTCTAATATAAACCAGCTGTAGGTACAGTGAGAGCCATCTCCTTCATTCTCTTCAGATAACAGTCGGTGAGCTGGTGGCCCTGAGGGAGAATGTGCTTCTCTCTCACAGAGGCTAACAATTCAACACAACCATGTATTCCTGCACAGAGGACAAGGAATTAACGAGTAACAAAATGGCCCATTTCATATAAAGAtgggctttattttattaaatagcaGCTGTCTTGAGTGCTCTCACCACTTCCAAAAACCTCAAACTTCCAGATCATCCAGCTGCTGGGTTGTGATTTTGGATGCTTTACTAGCCAAGGGGAAATTCCTGTGTGGAGTGTTTGTCAGACACTAGCAGAGAGGAATGCAGTTGTCTTCGCATATGACTGAATCAGACCGATAACTAGAAGCTGAACTATTTGCACATCTGTTCTGATGTTGAGTGCTGGAATATTGTGTTGGTAGTATGACTGAATGGTCGTAGCAATGAGCTGATTTTCTGTGTGTAGCCTGCCATCTAGTGGTGATTTAGTGCACAAGCgacaaaatgttaaaaagatcTTGATGTTTACACAAGAGACTCACTCTCTCCAAGTCTTCCCAATAGGCTTGGCACACTTCCTACTCAAATACTCCCCAATGAGACACTAGGAACAGGACTTTTttccacccctctctctctctctctctctctctctctctctctctctctctctctcagacatgtgcttttaattttcctttaagaaattCCAAGCATGAATTTCTTTGAATGTATTTGCACACTGTTTTCCATTTAATGTTTTCGAGTCTACCACAAGCCTGAACGTCTTATATTtatcctctcattatttctctcttTTACCAGCCACATCTATCCTGAAGAAGGCCAAGCGCGCACGGCGAGGAAATGTGCAGTTTGACCAGGTTACGGTCTTCTTCTTTCCTCGCTGTCAGGGCTTCACCAGCGTGCCAAGCCGGGGAGGTTGCACCCTTGGCATGGTGCAGAGACACAGCGCCAAGCGCTGCTACACATTAGCAGAGTTCGCCATAGCACAGCGCCACCTACGGCGAGAGAAAATCAAAAACCGACTGAAGGAGGAGAAACTGGAAGCTCTGAAGCTGAAGGTATTCTTGagtttaattttctcaaaattgtTGTCAGACATGAGAGGTTTTAAAGTTGCAGTCATGTAAATATCTTTTTCCTGTGGTAGCTTACCCAAAATGGTACCCAAGTGTCCGAAGAGGCAGACAGGTTGACCATCGATGACATTCCAGAGGATGAAATTGACCTCAGCGGAGTAAACTTGGATGACGGCTCTTTCCTGCATCCCTACCCCTCCAAGAGAAGATACGCCATCCTCAAAGCCGCTGGCGTGAAGAAAATCGATAAAGATGAGAAGCATCAGCTGCATGAGTTGCGTGCATCAAGAGAAGACTGCGGATGCGACTGCCAGGGCTTCTGCGAGCCGGAGAGCTGCAGCTGTAGTTTGGCTGGGATCAAATGTCAGGTGAGTGATTCAGTCATGACCGACGTCTTTTAGAACAAACCATCCCAGGGTGATGGGGAATATTTCCTGATTTTATTCCTGTAGCTCGAACTGTAAAAAATGGTGTCCGCAACGTTACTTTTAatcagtaaggatgcatttacttgatcaaaagtgaccgtgAAGACAcatctgaagaatcatgtgacagtgaagactggagtaatgactgctgaaaaattcacaggaaaaaattacattttaatatattttaaaacacaaaacaattattataaacttaaataatatttcataatattactgtattttttatcaaataaatgcagccttagtgagcataagacgtctttcacaaaaaaacattactaaccccaaactttaaaaaagtagtttgtataatattttaatgcagaagaaatttgaaaaattagaaataattaaaaataaaataattaaaaattataaaggtataaatgctatatataattgtattttatattcacTTTCTTCATTCACAATGTACTGTGTATTGACTTCACAGATGGACCATTCATCCTTCCCATGTGGCTGCACTAAAGACGGCTGTGGAAACACAGAAGGCCGCATAGAGTTCAACTCCAGCCGAGTTCAGACGCACTACATCCACACCATCATGAAGCTAGAACTAGAGAAGCGTTTGCAGGAGCACACGCCAGAGAATGAGACGCCCTCTGAAGATCAGCCAGACTGCAGTTCCCCAAGCCACCCAGCAGAGAGCAGCACCGCGCCAGACAGACCCACGTTTCACTTCAACTCGGAGCTAATCGCTGTGGGAGAGAACAGCTGCAGCAGCGACATGACCGATTCGTCTAGTTCTTCAAGCCAGAGCGAGGACTTGGAATCCACGGAAAATGCTCAGAGTGAGCAGTCGCCGCTAGGTGTCGATGAAAACGGACTTACGAGAATCTTAAGCTTTAGCGACACAGACAACGAGGACTGTTTTGTCAGGGAgcacaacaacaactacaacaaca
It contains:
- the LOC127946323 gene encoding cysteine/serine-rich nuclear protein 1 — protein: MSGVLKRKYKEVEEDPCYSSSSPSSLSSSAFSEWDSDGESCFSDTLDSTPSNPSSPATSFNTTSILKKAKRARRGNVQFDQVTVFFFPRCQGFTSVPSRGGCTLGMVQRHSAKRCYTLAEFAIAQRHLRREKIKNRLKEEKLEALKLKLTQNGTQVSEEADRLTIDDIPEDEIDLSGVNLDDGSFLHPYPSKRRYAILKAAGVKKIDKDEKHQLHELRASREDCGCDCQGFCEPESCSCSLAGIKCQMDHSSFPCGCTKDGCGNTEGRIEFNSSRVQTHYIHTIMKLELEKRLQEHTPENETPSEDQPDCSSPSHPAESSTAPDRPTFHFNSELIAVGENSCSSDMTDSSSSSSQSEDLESTENAQSEQSPLGVDENGLTRILSFSDTDNEDCFVREHNNNYNNNCDFQLKKSELMGYGIFSTTDNTTDNSRTNMSGLLDENANQANALFHSTSVPHTPSPSIDHSASYMDLSLSSESDLEFFDSFPCLGPSSLYNSLKEYEHMDTFFQFQLPTYPSLPQAADPGTCLLESLIGLSDSVPEPPATFTDNQMLEDAMKLSVMESVKV